The genomic DNA GGTACAGATTCTGTTTGCAGCCTGTTGCTCGAAGTCTGCGACTGTAAAACAAAGAACCCGGCACGCTTATACAAAAAGCGTGTCGGGCTGATGGATCCAGTTGATGAACTGAATGATGGATCTGTTAACTGAGCTTAAGGATTTCCAGCCAGATTCAGTGGCAGGTGTCCGTAGAGCGTTTCGTTCTGTCGCAGGATGTAGAACTTCAGCGGATTGAAGCTGGAAAGTTTGGAATTGCTCAGAACGTAGGACACGTTGCTGAGGTTCACGGTTTCCCAGATGTGCAGCCCGACGAGGATGTCACCCCGACGCATACCGTTCATGGCGGCAGGGCTGTGAGGACGTACGTCTTCGATCAGCATGCCTCCCTCATAACGAGGGCTCAGCAGGTGCTTCTGAGAGTCAGGGATCTTTGCCAGTTTAATTCCCAGGACTTCCCAGGTCTTCTCGGCAGTCGGGTCCATGGCAATTTCGTTGTTCTGGGCACGTACTACGGGAGCACTGACTGGAGTCGTCCGGGCAACTGTGCCGGCATCAGCCAGTGTGATCTGCACCGTCTGGGTTTTATCCTGACGACGAATCAGCAGGTCAATTGTATCGCCCGGTTTGTGTCCCATGAAAGCACGCTCAAGGTCAGCCCGGTCGACGATGTTGACCGAACCGGCTTTCATGATGATGTCGTCCTTCAGAAGTCCTGATTTTTCAGCGGGGCTATCTTTTGCTGGTACTTTCAGAACCAGCATCTGTTTGTCACCCTGCTTGATGTCTTTCGCATGGATTCCATGGTAGGTGTGATCGATCAACTCGCTGCTGATCAGGTCGGCGATGATCTGACGGGCATCGTCGATGGGAATCGCAAACCCGATACGCTGAGCACCAGCACGAATGGCGACGTTAATGCCGACAACTTCTCCGTCCAGGTTGAGCAGTGGCCCGCCGCTGTTTCCCGGATTGATGCTGGCATCGGTCTGGATCAGGTTCTTGTAAGACTGTTTTTCGTTAACTTCCACGTCCCGTGAGAGGGAGCTGATAATACCGGAAGTCACAGTATGTTCGTATCCGAAGGCATTACCGACGGCAATCACGGTTTCACCCAGCATCAGGTCCGAGGACGTACCGGGAGGCATGACGGTCAGTTTTTTGTTCGGGTTGATTTTGATAATCGCCAGGTCTTCGCTCTGGTTGGAAGAGACGATCCGGGCATTGTAGGTGCTGCCGTCAATCATGGTCACACGCAGCGCGTCGACGCCGTCGATGACATGATGATTGGTGACAATGTATCCACGGGGATCGACAACAATGCCGGTCCCCATACCGTTTACTTTGCGGCTCTTGCCGGAACCAAACAGTGAATCGTCGGTACGTGCTGTCTTTTCGCTGTGGATGTTGACCACAGACGTCTTAGCACGCTCAATGGCGCGGACAAGAGGCGTTTTCCGTACATCGGAAGCTATACTCTGCTCACATAG from Gimesia sp. includes the following:
- a CDS encoding trypsin-like peptidase domain-containing protein — translated: MVNIHSEKTARTDDSLFGSGKSRKVNGMGTGIVVDPRGYIVTNHHVIDGVDALRVTMIDGSTYNARIVSSNQSEDLAIIKINPNKKLTVMPPGTSSDLMLGETVIAVGNAFGYEHTVTSGIISSLSRDVEVNEKQSYKNLIQTDASINPGNSGGPLLNLDGEVVGINVAIRAGAQRIGFAIPIDDARQIIADLISSELIDHTYHGIHAKDIKQGDKQMLVLKVPAKDSPAEKSGLLKDDIIMKAGSVNIVDRADLERAFMGHKPGDTIDLLIRRQDKTQTVQITLADAGTVARTTPVSAPVVRAQNNEIAMDPTAEKTWEVLGIKLAKIPDSQKHLLSPRYEGGMLIEDVRPHSPAAMNGMRRGDILVGLHIWETVNLSNVSYVLSNSKLSSFNPLKFYILRQNETLYGHLPLNLAGNP